From one Branchiostoma floridae strain S238N-H82 chromosome 3, Bfl_VNyyK, whole genome shotgun sequence genomic stretch:
- the LOC118411281 gene encoding tripartite motif-containing protein 3-like: MEENRRISLGPEFLRCGICLDAFTNPKALSCLHTFCRDCLAQYAARRSSFPCPNCRRTVFLPSHSGIDGLPDNFWLSNIKEELTKKKKKKNGALSGEEKCAVHQEEKKRWFCENCKHPICDECIVESHNGHRVTKFKELLVAKREEMHSLRQAVTEQVDSMKTQLEKTEEEGRKIIAMKGKVEAEIRNCAQAWCDMIRQKERQLLDKTATVTEETQILLLEDHERMRLAIIDISTMLDKVKATTDESNLDEVLRGVEVLTTLRQNADEVRQTPAAIETPKISFTPLEVWPTELGEVKVSSIPDRRVKARNKNYRDSGQLRMGGQHLLFPRNPSNRVASSRVVRVGGPECGQGALEEPSGLAVTADKKILVSDWAKQVIQVFDQNGRFVRNVHLNDRGKVSPGRLAIDSKSRRIYLQCTVPCNSSRDKKIIKVLSDQGRHLFQLGSGLRRPHGVSCHTATGNIAILDTDLRMVVIMSRDGERQMSTFGCNLEHNAPPPICLDSIAVAPNGDIVMADWWYSCVKVFDPEGHVRFTFGSPGERGGQLNHPGGVCVDSRGNIIVADERNGRVQMFDASGNFARVLASRSDGLEFPNCVAAVDDGKIAVTDDGKKCVFLIEHDRA, from the coding sequence ATGGAGGAGAACCGACGGATCTCTCTAGGCCCCGAGTTCCTGAGATGCGGGATCTGTCTGGACGCCTTCACCAACCCCAAGGCTCTGTCGTGTCTCCACACCTTCTGTCGGGACTGTCTAGCCCAGTACGCCGCCCGCAGGTCCAGCTTCCCCTGCCCCAACTGCCGCAGGACCGTCTTCCTGCCGTCCCACAGCGGCATCGACGGCCTTCCCGACAACTTCTGGCTGTCAAACATCAAGGAAGAGTtgaccaagaagaagaagaagaagaatgggGCTCTGAGCGGGGAAGAGAAATGTGCCGTGCACCAGGAAGAGAAGAAGCGGTGGTTCTGCGAGAACTGCAAACACCCCATCTGTGACGAATGCATCGTGGAGAGCCATAACGGGCACAGAGTCACCAAGTTCAAAGAGCTGCTCGTAGCCAAACGCGAGGAGATGCACTCTCTCCGACAGGCGGTGACAGAGCAAGTTGACAGCATGAAAACGCAACTTGAAAAGACGGAGGAAGAAGGGAGAAAGATCATTGCGATGAAGGGGAAAGTTGAGGCAGAGATCAGGAACTGCGCGCAAGCGTGGTGCGACATGATAAGACAGAAGGAGCGACAACTGCTAGACAAAACGGCGACAGTTACGGAAGAAACACAGATTCTTCTCCTCGAGGACCACGAGAGGATGCGACTCGCTATCATTGACATCTCGACAATGCTGGATAAAGTCAAAGCCACCACAGATGAAAGCAACTTGGATGAGGTACTCCGAGGGGTGGAAGTGTTGACGACTCTTCGACAGAACGCCGATGAAGTCAGGCAAACTCCGGCGGCCATAGAAACGCCGAAAATCAGCTTCACTCCGTTAGAGGTGTGGCCAACTGAGCTCGGTGAGGTTAAAGTATCCAGTATTCCTGACAGGCGAGTGAAGGCGAGGAATAAGAATTACAGGGACTCCGGCCAGCTGAGAATGGGCGGCCAACACCTCCTTTTCCCGAGGAACCCTTCCAACAGAGTTGCCTCCAGCCGGGTTGTTCGAGTCGGTGGGCCGGAGTGCGGACAGGGCGCCCTTGAAGAACCGTCAGGATTGGCCGTTACCGCCGACAAGAAGATCCTCGTCTCCGATTGGGCCAAGCAAGTGATTCAAGTGTTCGACCAAAATGGTCGATTCGTTCGAAATGTTCATCTCAACGACCGCGGGAAGGTCAGTCCCGGAAGGCTTGCCATAGACTCGAAGTCCAGGAGGATCTATCTGCAATGCACCGTTCCCTGTAATTCCAGTCGGGATAAGAAGATTATCAAAGTGTTGAGCGACCAGGGCCGACATCTCTTCCAGCTCGGGTCAGGGCTGCGTAGGCCTCACGGTGTGTCCTGTCACACCGCTACCGGAAACATCGCCATCTTGGATACAGATCTGCGCATGGTCGTCATCATGTCACGTGATGGTGAGCGACAAATGAGCACGTTTGGATGCAACCTGGAACATAACGCCCCTCCCCCCATCTGCTTGGACTCCATCGCTGTGGCTCCCAACGGGGATATCGTCATGGCGGACTGGTGGTACAGTTGCGTCAAGGTCTTCGACCCCGAAGGTCACGTTCGCTTCACGTTTGGTTCTCCGGGAGAGCGAGGGGGGCAGCTGAACCACCCGGGAGGGGTGTGCGTGGATTCCCGGGGAAACATCATCGTGGCGGACGAGAGAAACGGGCGGGTTCAGATGTTCGACGCCTCCGGGAATTTTGCACGTGTGCTCGCGTCAAGATCAGACGGACTGGAGTTCCCAAACTGCGTCGCCGCGGTGGACGACGGGAAAATTGCCGTGACGGATGATGGGAAGAAATGCGTGTTCCTGATAGAACATGACCGTGCGTAG
- the LOC118411380 gene encoding uncharacterized protein LOC118411380, translating to MGTNSGGFDIPEIQVHPPSPDLRSCTCPESSPVGGDGDACDVTCCPGKQGQEEGSSLLSVPHSRADQYLYKYLGRAPKCSGKCMLAEAGKLAPNQTLYVQGSPEMRRAHPRSRRKDDTPYIDPIDALRSNPSLDLSEEAGYTEPYNSRKNSAYRWKSAKDYLETEERSRYENAATEDVSKGATTSPVHPHQCVCQCGRNIAAAQEGVESLSATEESQNSDTSSTNVRETEPENHDYHVAKPADPTICEPYMVTNMTAITQEWQPSCNDIKSSVDGHGNGVEENNQYEVIPDHAEAALEERINMEEDAIRRENRGHYFFLFLFLLLFVAGIVCLILRFSTSTSQNAQLSTANMNGHLQLHP from the exons ATGGGTACAAACAGCGGAGGATTCGACATCCCGGAGATTCAGGTTCATCCACCGTCACCTGACCTGAGGTCCTGTACCTGCCCGGAGTCGTCTCCGGTGGGAGGGGACGGGGATGCCTGCGACGTTACGTGCTGCCCGGGGAAACAAGGCCAGGAAGAAGGCAGCAGCCTTCTCTCTGTTCCCCACAGCAGAGCGGACCAGTACTTATACAAGTATCTGGGAAGGGCGCCGAAATGCAGCGGGAAATGCATGCTCGCAGAAGCCGGGAAACTTGCTCCAAACCAGACCCTCTACGTGCAGGGGTCGCCCGAAATGAGGCGGGCGCACCCTCGGTCACGCCGCAAGGATGACACTCCGTACATCGATCCTATTGATGCTCTGCGTAGCAACCCTTCCCTGGACTTATCCGAGGAAGCCGGATACACTGAGCCTTATAATTCCCGAAAGAACTCAGCTTATCGTTGGAAAAGCGCAAAAGACTATCTTGAAACAGAAGAGAGGTCTAGGTACGAAAACGCTGCGACGGAAGATGTTTCGAAGGGCGCAACAACATCACCGGTCCATCCGCACCAGTGCGTGTGCCAGTGTGGCAGGAACATAGCGGCGGCACAGGAGGGAGTGGAGAGTCTGTCAGCGACCGAGGAGAGTCAGAATTCTGACACGAGTTCCACAAACGTCAG GGAAACAGAACCCGAAAATCATGACTACCATGTCGCTAAGCCAGCCGACCCCACTATCTGCGAGCCTTACATGGTGACCAACATGACTGCCATTACCCAAGAATGGCAACCATCTTGCAATGATATCAAGTCGTCAGTCGATGGCCATGGCAATGGCGTTGAGGAAAACAACCAGTACGAAGTCATTCCAGACCACGCCGAAGCTGCTTTAGAGGAGAGAATCAACATGGAGGAAGATGCCATTCGGCGGGAGAACAGGGGACAttatttcttcctcttcttgttCCTGTTGCTGTTTGTAGCTGGGATCGTCTGCCTTATTCTGCGGTTCTCG